The proteins below are encoded in one region of Nocardioides marmorisolisilvae:
- a CDS encoding ABC transporter substrate-binding protein, with the protein MRRLHSTAAAAAALVAMMTAAACGGSQLSPAEVRAANDAVAGQAASASGTTTGTTGTGSSESTGSTGGTGGTGGTGSAGTAGTTGSSGGSGGGGGPGSTGSTGGSTAPTGGSAAAGVPKGSCAGFKNQTGVTNSTITIGNASDISGPVPGLFTSAQQAVKAYVAYFNSTSSICGRKLALTTEDSRTDAGADQQAYTQLCASSFAAVGSMSAFDSGGAPTAQQCGLPDIRTASTTTQRNACTTCFAAQGSNANYYENAPADYFIKHDKAATQHAAILYINAGGAAQNAATMHSAFAKRGMKIDYFAGIDTTEFNYGPYVQAMKSKGIRYIIFLGPYQDTVRLVQTMQQAKFKPDVFLQDPTVYDPGYVKQAGSAGEGTYVYMNFVPFEQASSNTQMSTYIRWLQQVAPGASPSFYGVFAWSAAALFTQEAIKLGGKLTRASMVSALKGVHGWTNHKMTAPQDVGGKINGSCWRFVQLRGGKWVPVSGGYQCDGVTRG; encoded by the coding sequence GTGCGTCGACTTCATAGCACGGCAGCGGCGGCGGCCGCCCTGGTGGCCATGATGACCGCGGCCGCGTGCGGAGGCTCACAGCTGAGCCCTGCGGAGGTCCGCGCGGCCAACGACGCCGTGGCCGGACAGGCGGCTTCCGCTTCCGGGACCACGACGGGTACGACCGGGACCGGCAGTTCCGAGAGCACCGGTTCGACGGGTGGCACGGGTGGCACGGGAGGCACCGGATCCGCTGGCACGGCCGGGACGACAGGCTCGTCAGGCGGCAGTGGTGGCGGTGGCGGTCCCGGGAGCACGGGCTCGACCGGTGGCTCGACGGCCCCGACCGGTGGCAGCGCGGCCGCCGGTGTGCCGAAGGGCTCGTGCGCCGGCTTCAAGAACCAGACGGGCGTCACCAACAGCACGATCACGATCGGCAACGCATCCGACATCAGCGGCCCGGTGCCGGGCCTGTTCACCTCGGCCCAGCAGGCCGTCAAGGCGTACGTCGCCTACTTCAACTCCACCTCCAGCATCTGCGGACGCAAGCTCGCCCTCACCACCGAGGACAGCCGGACCGACGCCGGTGCGGACCAGCAGGCCTACACCCAGCTGTGCGCCTCCAGCTTTGCGGCGGTCGGGTCGATGTCCGCCTTCGACTCCGGCGGCGCCCCGACCGCGCAGCAGTGCGGCCTGCCGGACATCCGCACCGCGTCGACCACGACCCAGCGCAACGCCTGCACGACCTGCTTCGCCGCGCAGGGAAGCAACGCCAACTACTACGAGAACGCCCCCGCCGACTACTTCATCAAGCACGACAAGGCGGCCACCCAGCACGCCGCGATCCTCTACATCAACGCCGGTGGCGCAGCCCAGAACGCGGCAACCATGCACTCCGCATTCGCCAAGCGCGGGATGAAGATCGACTACTTCGCCGGCATCGACACCACCGAGTTCAACTACGGTCCCTACGTCCAGGCGATGAAGAGCAAGGGCATCCGCTACATCATCTTCCTCGGTCCCTACCAGGACACGGTGCGTCTGGTCCAGACGATGCAGCAGGCGAAGTTCAAGCCCGACGTGTTCCTCCAGGACCCGACGGTCTACGACCCCGGCTACGTCAAGCAGGCCGGTAGCGCGGGGGAGGGCACCTACGTCTACATGAACTTCGTCCCCTTCGAGCAGGCCTCGAGCAACACGCAGATGTCGACGTACATCCGGTGGCTGCAACAGGTCGCACCGGGAGCCTCGCCCAGCTTCTACGGGGTGTTCGCCTGGTCCGCGGCGGCGCTGTTCACCCAGGAGGCGATCAAGCTCGGAGGCAAGCTCACCCGCGCCTCGATGGTCTCCGCCCTCAAGGGTGTGCACGGGTGGACCAACCACAAGATGACCGCGCCGCAGGACGTCGGCGGCAAGATCAACGGGTCGTGCTGGCGGTTCGTGCAGCTGCGGGGCGGGAAGTGGGTCCCCGTGAGCGGCGGCTACCAGTGCGACGGCGTGACGAGGGGATGA